The Clostridium chauvoei genome has a window encoding:
- a CDS encoding endo-beta-N-acetylglucosaminidase, giving the protein MVLACTIGAGLVSCSGGEITYKITEENETDLIMLNQPTSSHWFPEELLDWNPSEDKNLDFNTSVIPLAERIDKSKLTPVNETQNKDMNVVAISIMNGSTSGNPSQGTNKFSSNTFSYWQYIDKLVYWGGSSGEGLIVPPSPDVTDSAHKNGVPVLGTVFFPMTEHGGKLEWLDEFLKKDENGNFPMADKLIEVANTYNFDGWFINQETEGTKEKPINSNHSVLMQEFIKQFKEKSEGKLEIMWYDSMTKDGEMDWQNALTDKNEVFLIDGGKKDVADSMFLNFWWTYKKYADQELLKASNKKAEELGINPYDLYAGIDLQSNGTGTPVRWRLFEKDSKTPFTSLGLYCPSWTYFSSENVDEFEAKENRLWVNEFGNPAKATETVDREWRGISTYSIEQSVVKSLPFISNFNIGNGYNFFIDGEKVSSLDWNNRSLSDVMPTYRWIIENEGNNKLNAAMDFSTAYYGGNSIKLSGKLEANKESIIKLYTAELKLEKGIDFKTSAKSSEDIELDLVLEFEDGTIETVKADKNIGNEWTTVSYDVSNFKDKVVKTISYKVSSAKDVSNLILNLGNITIEKAKSSKTINVSKLKVDDVSFEEDNIYAGVRLSWNEGKKEDINHYEVYRIDKDKTKSFLGATVNNNFFVNTLKRDKNSDKTKFEVVAVNKNFNRGKADTVEIKWPENNTPTANFKVSKTLVAPGEKIQFENLSSEITENITWEFEGADVETSTENNPTVSYANEGTYSVKLTAKNKKGEDVKDIEGLITVTSKATEELKNLALNKETTASSFVNNNEAPKFAVDGSKENKWCAIGKAPHDITIDLGDIKTVSEVYIAHAEAGGESPDMNTKEYIIETSVDGENFEEVTKVTKNILGETVHAFKATEARYVKFTAVKPTQGSDSATRIYEIEVRGLDSKL; this is encoded by the coding sequence ATGGTCTTAGCTTGCACTATTGGTGCAGGACTTGTTTCTTGTTCTGGAGGAGAAATTACATACAAAATTACAGAAGAAAATGAAACAGATCTTATAATGTTAAATCAACCTACTTCATCTCATTGGTTTCCAGAGGAACTTTTAGATTGGAATCCAAGTGAAGATAAAAATCTTGATTTCAATACAAGTGTAATACCATTAGCTGAAAGAATAGATAAATCAAAGTTAACACCAGTTAATGAAACGCAAAACAAAGATATGAATGTTGTTGCTATTTCAATTATGAATGGAAGTACTAGTGGGAATCCATCACAAGGTACTAATAAGTTTTCATCTAATACCTTTTCATATTGGCAATATATAGACAAGCTAGTATATTGGGGTGGCTCTTCAGGAGAAGGATTAATAGTTCCACCAAGTCCAGATGTTACTGATTCAGCTCATAAAAATGGTGTTCCAGTATTAGGAACAGTATTTTTCCCTATGACAGAACATGGTGGAAAACTTGAATGGCTAGATGAATTCCTTAAAAAAGATGAAAATGGTAATTTCCCTATGGCAGATAAGCTTATTGAAGTTGCTAATACCTATAATTTTGATGGTTGGTTTATAAACCAAGAAACAGAAGGAACAAAAGAAAAGCCAATAAACTCCAATCATTCAGTACTTATGCAAGAGTTTATAAAACAATTCAAGGAAAAGTCAGAGGGCAAGCTAGAAATAATGTGGTATGATTCAATGACAAAGGATGGAGAAATGGATTGGCAGAATGCTCTTACTGACAAAAATGAAGTCTTTTTAATTGACGGAGGCAAAAAAGATGTTGCAGATAGTATGTTCTTAAATTTCTGGTGGACTTATAAAAAGTATGCAGATCAAGAATTACTAAAAGCTTCTAATAAAAAGGCAGAAGAATTAGGAATTAACCCTTATGATCTTTATGCAGGAATAGATTTACAATCAAATGGGACAGGTACTCCAGTACGTTGGCGGTTATTTGAAAAAGATTCTAAGACTCCATTTACATCTCTTGGACTTTATTGCCCAAGTTGGACTTACTTCTCATCAGAAAATGTAGATGAATTTGAAGCTAAGGAAAATAGGTTATGGGTAAATGAATTTGGAAATCCTGCAAAAGCTACTGAAACAGTAGATAGAGAATGGAGAGGTATTTCAACTTACTCTATAGAACAATCTGTAGTAAAGAGTTTACCTTTTATAAGTAATTTCAATATAGGGAATGGATATAACTTCTTTATAGATGGAGAAAAAGTATCATCACTTGATTGGAATAATAGAAGTCTTTCAGATGTAATGCCAACTTATAGATGGATTATTGAAAATGAAGGAAATAATAAATTAAATGCAGCTATGGACTTTTCAACAGCATATTATGGAGGAAACTCTATAAAGCTTAGTGGTAAATTAGAAGCTAATAAGGAATCTATCATAAAGTTATACACTGCAGAATTAAAGCTAGAAAAAGGAATTGACTTTAAAACTTCAGCAAAATCAAGTGAAGATATAGAGTTAGATTTAGTTTTAGAGTTTGAAGATGGAACAATAGAAACAGTTAAAGCAGATAAAAATATTGGAAATGAATGGACAACTGTAAGCTATGATGTTTCAAACTTTAAAGATAAAGTAGTTAAGACAATATCTTATAAAGTATCTTCAGCAAAAGATGTTAGCAATTTAATATTAAACTTAGGAAATATAACAATAGAAAAAGCTAAGTCAAGCAAAACAATAAATGTTTCTAAATTAAAGGTTGATGATGTAAGCTTTGAAGAAGATAATATATATGCAGGGGTAAGACTTTCTTGGAATGAAGGTAAAAAGGAAGATATTAATCACTATGAAGTTTATAGAATTGATAAAGATAAAACTAAATCATTCTTAGGAGCTACAGTAAACAATAATTTCTTTGTAAATACTCTTAAGAGAGATAAAAATTCAGATAAAACTAAATTTGAAGTTGTAGCTGTTAATAAGAATTTCAATAGAGGTAAAGCAGATACTGTAGAAATAAAATGGCCAGAAAATAATACACCTACTGCAAACTTTAAGGTTTCAAAAACATTAGTTGCACCAGGAGAAAAAATACAATTTGAAAATTTAAGTTCTGAAATAACAGAAAACATAACTTGGGAATTTGAAGGTGCAGATGTTGAAACAAGTACTGAAAACAATCCAACTGTAAGCTATGCTAATGAAGGTACTTATTCAGTTAAATTAACTGCTAAAAATAAAAAGGGTGAGGATGTAAAAGATATAGAAGGGCTTATAACAGTAACATCAAAAGCAACTGAAGAACTTAAAAACCTTGCCTTAAATAAAGAAACTACTGCATCAAGTTTTGTTAATAATAATGAAGCACCTAAATTTGCTGTAGATGGATCAAAAGAAAATAAATGGTGTGCAATAGGAAAAGCTCCACATGATATAACAATAGATCTTGGAGATATTAAAACAGTTAGTGAAGTTTATATAGCTCATGCTGAAGCTGGTGGAGAAAGTCCTGATATGAATACTAAAGAATATATAATAGAAACAAGTGTTGATGGAGAAAATTTTGAGGAAGTTACAAAAGTTACTAAAAATATATTAGGTGAAACTGTTCATGCATTTAAAGCAACTGAAGCTAGATATGTTAAATTTACAGCAGTAAAACCTACTCAAGGTTCAGATTCAGCAACAAGAATTTACGAAATTGAAGTTCGTGGATTAGATTCAAAACTTTAA
- a CDS encoding glycosyl hydrolase family 28-related protein: MRINIVDFGADPSGKKDSTVAIYNALEEAKKYNEPITINFPKGEYSIYKDYAREREYHTSNTNSIENPVKKIGILIEGQRNLTIEGNDSLFIIHGDMMTLAVVKSENINLRNFAWDFQVPTTTEMTVKNIGIENGKNYIDYFIPENFNYEIIDNEKSILWTSEKSPYTEEYYWEEKGHHNAWSVVIYNPKTEITRRYFLNEGPFNEVKSIRKLQKNIIRIIYNDKIPTGQTLGVINELCGSINRHTAGAFIYESKNTIIENVDVHYMDGFGWLTQMSENVTYDNVNFIRRKGTEKYTTSFADLIHISGAKGKITIKNSSFSHAHDDPINIHGTFTRVEEKINNRTLKLKYIHRQQGGFPQYHIGDKVAFFTRDTLESKGEMLYKVIHTSNPGENGNDLKTMIIEFDKDLPEDIDDKIENQPKYVAENVTYTPEVEIVNNLFYKIPTRGILVTTRKSVLIEGNTFKNIAMANIFLSNDSNEWYESGPIRDMVIRNNKFYIVDTGQKEWADTPGIFIHPVTLGGILPNAKKPIHKNIAIEENEFYTNNTPIVIAESVENLKIRKNKIFKEDNKEVFSFKACKNVVIEDNIYNCNGVKNVIVKDMSLEYIDNKDNDLTLIQL, encoded by the coding sequence ATGAGGATTAATATAGTGGATTTTGGAGCAGATCCAAGTGGGAAAAAGGATAGTACAGTAGCTATATATAATGCATTAGAAGAAGCTAAGAAATATAACGAACCAATTACGATTAACTTTCCTAAAGGTGAGTATAGTATTTATAAAGATTATGCTAGAGAGAGAGAATATCATACATCTAATACAAATAGTATAGAAAATCCAGTGAAAAAAATAGGGATTCTTATAGAAGGACAAAGGAATCTAACTATAGAAGGTAATGATTCTTTATTTATTATACATGGTGATATGATGACATTAGCTGTAGTAAAGTCAGAGAATATAAATCTTAGAAATTTTGCTTGGGATTTTCAGGTTCCAACAACTACAGAAATGACAGTTAAGAATATCGGTATTGAGAATGGGAAAAATTATATTGATTATTTTATACCAGAAAATTTTAATTATGAAATTATAGATAATGAGAAGAGTATTCTTTGGACAAGTGAAAAAAGTCCATATACAGAAGAATATTATTGGGAGGAAAAAGGTCACCATAATGCATGGTCAGTAGTTATATATAATCCTAAAACAGAAATTACAAGAAGATATTTTCTAAATGAAGGGCCTTTTAATGAAGTAAAGTCTATAAGAAAATTACAAAAAAATATTATAAGAATAATTTATAATGATAAAATACCAACAGGGCAAACATTAGGCGTTATAAATGAATTATGTGGAAGTATTAATAGACATACAGCAGGAGCTTTTATATATGAAAGTAAAAATACCATTATAGAGAATGTAGATGTACATTATATGGATGGTTTTGGATGGCTTACTCAGATGAGTGAAAATGTAACCTATGATAATGTTAATTTTATACGAAGAAAGGGAACTGAAAAATATACAACAAGCTTTGCTGATTTAATACATATATCAGGAGCAAAGGGTAAAATAACAATAAAGAACTCAAGTTTTTCCCATGCACATGACGATCCTATAAATATTCATGGGACTTTTACAAGGGTTGAAGAAAAAATAAACAATAGAACATTAAAACTTAAATATATTCATAGGCAACAAGGGGGATTTCCTCAATACCATATAGGAGATAAAGTAGCGTTTTTTACAAGAGATACATTAGAATCTAAAGGTGAAATGCTTTATAAAGTTATTCATACTAGTAATCCTGGTGAAAATGGAAATGATTTAAAAACTATGATAATTGAATTTGATAAAGATTTACCAGAAGATATTGATGATAAAATAGAAAATCAACCTAAATATGTTGCAGAAAATGTAACTTATACACCAGAGGTTGAAATAGTAAATAATTTATTTTATAAAATTCCAACTAGAGGAATACTGGTAACAACTAGAAAGTCTGTTTTAATAGAAGGAAATACTTTTAAAAATATAGCTATGGCAAATATATTTTTATCAAATGATTCTAATGAATGGTATGAATCTGGTCCAATTAGAGATATGGTAATAAGAAATAATAAATTTTATATTGTAGATACAGGACAAAAAGAATGGGCAGATACTCCAGGGATATTTATTCATCCAGTTACATTAGGAGGAATTTTACCAAATGCTAAAAAACCTATTCATAAAAATATAGCAATAGAAGAAAATGAATTTTATACAAATAATACTCCTATAGTTATAGCTGAAAGTGTTGAAAACTTAAAAATAAGAAAAAATAAAATATTTAAAGAAGATAATAAAGAGGTCTTTTCATTTAAAGCATGTAAGAATGTAGTTATTGAAGATAATATTTATAATTGTAATGGAGTAAAAAATGTAATAGTAAAAGATATGTCTTTAGAATATATAGATAATAAGGATAATGATTTAACATTAATACAACTTTAA
- a CDS encoding YgiQ family radical SAM protein, whose product MIENKFLPISRQDMEERGWEQCDFIIVTGDAYIDHHSFGTAIISRVLENAGYKVGIIPQPDWHSIDDFKKLGIPRLGFLVNAGNMDSMVNHYTVSKRRREKDLYSPGGKMGLRPDRATIVYCNKIREAYKNVNIMIGGIEASLRRFAHYDYWGNNVRNSILIDTGADLLIYGMSEKQVVEVANALNDGFEAKYVRHINGTCYTIESLDEVYGDYIIMPSKEEVTDDKRKYAEAFKIQYQEQDPVRGKQLIQKHGDRYVVVNKPEMPLTREELDAVYGLPYAKNYHPIYEKDGGIAAIEEVKFSIVSSRGCFGNCSFCAITFHQGRAVQSRSEKSILEEAVEITNLKDFKGYIHDVGGPTANFRKPACKTQLTLGACKHKQCLTPKPCKNMIVDHSEYLHLLRKIRKLPKVKKAFVRSGLRYDYIMADKNDTFFKELVEHHVSGQLKVAPEHVSPRVLKYMGKPSGDTYDRFSEKFFKINKQLGKEQYLIPYLMSSHPGSGLREAIELAEYLRDIKYQPEQVQDFYPTPGTLSTTMFYTGLDPITMEEVYIPKSKEEKAMQRALLQFKNPKNYNLVYDALMKAEREDLIGNGPKCLIKSKADRYLASFKKSNSSGYQGKNKNKSKSSDKKQGKMTKEQSRGKAGNREKVSDRDFKGKTKATRITDGRKVGAKKSRGPAKSRLKK is encoded by the coding sequence ATGATAGAAAATAAATTTTTGCCAATAAGTAGGCAAGATATGGAGGAAAGAGGCTGGGAGCAATGTGACTTTATCATAGTTACAGGGGATGCCTATATAGACCATCATAGTTTTGGAACAGCAATAATTTCAAGAGTTTTAGAAAATGCTGGCTATAAAGTTGGTATAATACCACAACCAGATTGGCATAGCATTGATGATTTTAAAAAGCTTGGAATACCAAGACTTGGCTTTTTAGTTAATGCAGGAAATATGGATTCAATGGTTAACCATTACACTGTAAGTAAAAGAAGAAGAGAAAAGGATTTATATTCTCCAGGTGGGAAAATGGGTTTAAGACCAGATAGAGCTACAATTGTTTATTGTAATAAAATAAGAGAAGCATATAAAAATGTAAATATAATGATAGGGGGTATAGAAGCAAGTCTTAGAAGATTTGCTCACTATGATTATTGGGGCAATAATGTAAGAAATTCAATACTTATAGATACAGGAGCAGATTTACTTATTTATGGTATGAGTGAAAAGCAAGTTGTTGAAGTTGCAAATGCTTTAAATGATGGCTTTGAGGCTAAATATGTAAGACATATAAATGGTACTTGTTATACTATAGAGTCTTTAGATGAAGTTTACGGAGATTATATAATAATGCCATCTAAAGAAGAAGTAACTGACGATAAAAGAAAATATGCAGAAGCATTTAAAATTCAATATCAAGAACAAGATCCAGTAAGAGGAAAGCAACTTATACAAAAACATGGAGATAGATATGTTGTTGTAAATAAACCTGAAATGCCTTTAACAAGAGAAGAGTTAGATGCAGTTTATGGTTTACCATATGCAAAAAATTATCATCCCATATATGAAAAAGATGGTGGTATTGCAGCTATAGAAGAAGTTAAATTCAGTATAGTAAGTTCAAGAGGTTGTTTCGGAAATTGTTCATTCTGTGCAATAACATTCCACCAAGGTAGAGCAGTTCAAAGTAGAAGTGAAAAATCTATATTAGAAGAAGCTGTAGAAATTACTAATCTTAAAGACTTTAAGGGATATATACATGATGTAGGAGGTCCTACTGCAAACTTTAGAAAGCCAGCTTGTAAAACTCAACTTACATTAGGAGCCTGCAAGCATAAACAATGTTTAACGCCAAAACCATGTAAAAATATGATAGTAGATCATTCTGAATATTTACATTTACTTAGAAAGATAAGAAAGCTTCCTAAGGTTAAAAAAGCCTTTGTACGTTCAGGGTTAAGATATGATTACATAATGGCAGATAAAAATGATACTTTCTTTAAAGAGTTAGTAGAACATCATGTAAGTGGACAATTAAAAGTTGCACCAGAACATGTATCACCAAGAGTTTTAAAATATATGGGAAAACCATCAGGAGATACTTATGATAGGTTTAGTGAAAAATTCTTTAAAATAAATAAGCAATTAGGAAAAGAACAATATTTAATTCCATACTTAATGTCAAGCCATCCAGGTAGTGGATTAAGGGAAGCTATAGAACTTGCAGAATATTTAAGAGATATTAAATATCAACCAGAGCAAGTACAAGATTTTTATCCAACTCCAGGAACATTATCAACAACAATGTTCTATACTGGACTTGATCCAATAACTATGGAAGAAGTATATATTCCAAAGAGTAAAGAAGAAAAAGCTATGCAAAGAGCACTTCTTCAATTTAAAAACCCTAAAAATTATAATTTGGTTTACGATGCTTTAATGAAGGCAGAAAGAGAAGATTTAATAGGAAACGGCCCTAAATGCTTAATAAAATCAAAAGCAGATAGATACCTTGCAAGTTTTAAAAAATCTAATAGTTCAGGATATCAAGGCAAAAACAAAAATAAATCTAAGAGTAGTGATAAAAAACAAGGTAAGATGACCAAGGAACAATCAAGAGGTAAAGCAGGAAATAGAGAAAAAGTTTCAGATAGAGACTTTAAAGGAAAAACAAAAGCTACAAGAATAACAGATGGAAGAAAAGTAGGAGCTAAAAAAAGTAGAGGTCCTGCTAAAAGTAGATTAAAAAAATAA
- a CDS encoding ectonucleotide pyrophosphatase/phosphodiesterase: MQTKHLIVISFDGVSTEDLEVLSELPNFAKLIKGGALIKNVEIIYPSLTYPAHATIVTGCYPAKHGIINNTLLEIGEESPNWYWYSKDIKKDTIFDLAEKTGLKTCSILWPVTGRSKITYNMPEICCTKPWHNQIIMSALAGKISYQLPLNKKYGSLIKGIEQPYLDNFSMEAAKDTILNKKPNLMLLHLVDVDSQRHYTGYKSNEVSAALKRHDKRLGEIIDTLEKTGILKQSTIVALGDHSQIDTDKMVRLNSLFREKGLITIDNKNKIRDYKAIAKNCDGSSYIYLKNKYNEEDKRLVEKILDEIVSLDNNPIEFILNSKEAENLGADPKCTFMVEGKRSYSFIDEVTGDFIEKIKEEDIGKLPHRVKATHGYFPKRDNYTTFFIAYGNGIKKGTTIESGNLINHGPTLAKILGLELKDIDGKVEERIFNN; the protein is encoded by the coding sequence TTGCAAACAAAACACTTAATAGTTATATCTTTCGATGGAGTATCAACAGAAGATTTAGAAGTACTAAGCGAACTACCAAACTTTGCAAAACTTATTAAAGGAGGAGCTTTAATTAAAAATGTAGAAATTATTTATCCATCATTAACTTATCCAGCTCATGCCACTATAGTTACTGGATGTTATCCAGCTAAACATGGGATAATAAATAATACTTTATTAGAAATTGGAGAAGAAAGTCCAAACTGGTATTGGTATAGTAAGGATATTAAGAAGGATACTATTTTTGATTTAGCAGAAAAAACAGGCTTAAAAACTTGCTCCATATTGTGGCCAGTTACAGGTAGAAGTAAAATCACTTATAATATGCCTGAAATATGTTGTACAAAACCTTGGCATAATCAAATAATTATGTCAGCTTTAGCAGGAAAAATTTCTTACCAGTTACCATTAAATAAGAAGTATGGAAGCTTAATAAAAGGAATAGAACAACCGTATTTAGATAATTTTTCTATGGAAGCAGCTAAGGATACGATATTAAATAAAAAGCCTAATTTAATGCTTTTACATTTAGTAGATGTAGATAGTCAAAGACATTATACAGGATATAAAAGTAATGAAGTATCTGCTGCTTTAAAAAGACATGATAAAAGGCTTGGAGAAATAATAGATACTTTAGAGAAAACGGGAATTTTAAAGCAAAGCACTATAGTAGCTTTAGGAGATCACAGTCAAATAGATACAGATAAAATGGTTAGATTAAATTCTTTATTTAGGGAAAAGGGACTAATTACTATAGATAATAAGAATAAAATAAGAGATTATAAAGCTATTGCTAAAAATTGTGATGGTAGTAGTTATATATACTTGAAAAATAAATATAATGAAGAGGATAAGAGATTAGTTGAAAAAATTTTGGATGAAATAGTATCACTAGACAATAATCCTATAGAGTTTATATTAAATTCTAAAGAAGCTGAAAATTTAGGGGCAGATCCTAAATGTACATTTATGGTAGAAGGAAAGCGTAGTTATTCCTTTATAGATGAAGTTACTGGAGACTTTATTGAAAAAATAAAAGAAGAAGATATAGGGAAACTTCCTCATCGTGTAAAAGCTACTCATGGATATTTTCCTAAAAGGGATAATTATACTACATTTTTTATAGCGTATGGAAATGGAATCAAAAAAGGAACAACAATAGAAAGTGGAAATTTAATAAATCATGGACCTACATTAGCTAAAATCTTAGGATTAGAGCTTAAAGATATTGACGGAAAAGTTGAGGAGAGAATATTTAATAATTAA
- a CDS encoding sensor histidine kinase, with the protein MKIFNSKLYIKLLLITLCIITCVMIPLDANNTTNYKSVFNNNTNDFNVLVINSYNSSSEWEHFVFQGIENKLDDYPNIKINREYLDSRQRLDEEYLKGFLELLNLKYSNKKIDTILVIDDEAFNLARKNLFNSNSIFYKTPIVFTGVNKVLNLTKEEKNYITGVVQIENNLQLINMILDIHKDITKINIILDNATYSNVVKENIESVKMYFKRPIEINYLQHTYIEDILNELSKDSTSYEANIIVGDFKSLNGDDIYPLKETIKLIKNTISTPIYTKSQPYVFTGIVGGIVDWGQTHGNVLGDIIIKLSEGESVSNLNLIYDSLEKVVFDYNSLDEYNINPLLLPENSLFINKGAFDFLLPTSVKVFIWSTLITFCIFIIVLIYKLFLHKRESLKNKKLYLNAQEAERLKTEFISTVSHELRTPINIILNTSKLLSLKSENGNIDKVYLNEKLSYIDQNSQRLLRLVNNILDLTKIQSGFMEAHFEMSNIVEIIENTVLSIVDFAKSHNIEVLFDTEEEEIITAVDEPKLERTLLNLLSNSIKFTPSNGNIIVMVRRDANKVFIDIKDTGIGISEDYLPYIFDKFKQVDSSLTRFNEGSGLGLSIVKGLVTIQDGTISVASKPNVGTIFTLTFPITKIDNVTSSSPIKHSNLDEIVKIELSDIKDKED; encoded by the coding sequence ATGAAAATTTTTAATTCAAAACTTTATATAAAACTCTTATTAATAACTCTTTGTATTATTACTTGTGTTATGATACCTCTTGATGCTAATAATACTACTAATTATAAAAGCGTTTTTAATAATAATACTAATGACTTTAATGTATTAGTTATTAATTCATACAATTCTTCTAGTGAATGGGAACATTTTGTATTTCAAGGTATCGAAAATAAATTAGACGACTATCCTAACATTAAAATTAATCGTGAATATCTAGATTCAAGACAACGATTAGATGAAGAATATTTAAAAGGTTTTTTGGAACTTCTAAATTTAAAATACTCTAATAAAAAGATAGATACTATTCTAGTTATTGATGATGAAGCCTTTAATTTAGCTAGAAAAAATCTCTTTAATAGTAATAGTATATTTTATAAAACCCCTATTGTTTTTACAGGAGTAAATAAAGTCTTAAATCTTACTAAAGAAGAAAAAAATTATATAACAGGTGTTGTTCAAATCGAAAATAATTTACAGCTTATAAATATGATTTTAGATATCCATAAAGATATAACTAAGATTAATATAATTTTAGATAATGCAACATATTCAAATGTAGTTAAAGAAAATATAGAAAGTGTAAAAATGTATTTTAAAAGACCTATTGAAATAAATTATCTTCAGCATACTTATATTGAAGATATACTTAATGAATTATCTAAAGATTCTACATCTTATGAAGCCAATATAATTGTTGGAGATTTTAAATCTTTAAATGGTGATGATATATATCCTTTAAAAGAAACTATAAAATTAATTAAAAATACTATAAGTACCCCTATTTATACAAAATCGCAACCTTATGTTTTTACTGGAATAGTTGGAGGTATTGTTGATTGGGGGCAAACTCACGGAAATGTTCTTGGCGATATAATTATAAAACTCTCTGAAGGTGAAAGTGTAAGTAACCTTAACCTTATTTATGACTCTTTAGAAAAAGTAGTTTTTGATTATAATTCATTAGATGAGTATAACATTAATCCGTTATTACTTCCTGAAAACAGTCTTTTTATAAATAAAGGAGCCTTTGATTTTTTATTACCTACATCTGTTAAAGTATTTATATGGAGTACTCTTATAACCTTTTGTATTTTTATTATAGTTTTAATATATAAGCTTTTTTTACATAAAAGAGAGTCTTTGAAAAATAAAAAATTATATCTTAATGCGCAAGAAGCTGAAAGGTTAAAAACCGAATTTATATCAACTGTTTCTCATGAACTTAGAACTCCTATAAATATAATTTTAAATACTTCTAAGCTTTTAAGTTTAAAATCAGAAAACGGTAATATTGACAAAGTTTATTTAAATGAGAAATTATCTTACATAGATCAAAACTCCCAAAGGCTTTTAAGACTTGTAAATAATATATTAGACCTTACTAAAATACAAAGTGGGTTTATGGAAGCTCATTTTGAAATGTCTAATATAGTTGAAATAATAGAAAACACTGTACTTTCTATTGTTGATTTTGCTAAATCTCATAATATAGAAGTACTTTTTGATACAGAAGAAGAGGAAATTATTACCGCCGTGGATGAACCTAAATTAGAGCGTACCTTGCTTAATTTACTTTCTAATTCAATAAAATTTACTCCTTCTAATGGTAATATAATAGTTATGGTAAGAAGAGATGCAAATAAAGTATTTATAGATATTAAAGATACTGGTATAGGAATTTCTGAAGATTATCTGCCTTATATCTTTGATAAGTTTAAACAAGTTGACTCTTCATTAACAAGATTCAATGAAGGTAGTGGACTTGGACTTTCTATTGTAAAAGGTCTTGTTACAATTCAAGATGGAACTATAAGTGTTGCTAGTAAACCTAATGTAGGTACAATATTTACTTTAACTTTCCCAATAACAAAAATTGATAACGTAACTTCTAGTTCCCCTATAAAACATTCTAACTTAGATGAAATTGTTAAAATAGAATTGTCTGATATAAAAGATAAAGAAGACTAA
- a CDS encoding FUSC family protein — MKLAIAGSLTAFLTGYFNLSEGRWMCYTIFSLIQPYSETCRSKASQRIQGTLIGALIIFISFSLIENQTARMFIILLAGYLNPFATNYRNSIICVTVSAIAGCAIIDGTTKFVLSRIIYVLIGTIISLIINKYILPYKIEDGKKYLLKTYGDVINHMFNSMGDKDADESIKNLFLIPSLIEEKLKVTNFGAQSVEEKEFIYNQRRLINNIYHYHTLIKENKDIREKVGDVVDKVKDLTQKDNFDYDYVISKVNEKISNTKDEKEVVLLENIISIIENYKRIQKFVAI, encoded by the coding sequence ATTAAACTAGCAATTGCAGGTTCTTTAACAGCATTTTTGACAGGATATTTTAATTTATCAGAAGGTAGATGGATGTGTTATACTATATTTTCATTAATACAACCTTATTCAGAAACGTGTAGATCAAAAGCAAGTCAAAGAATACAAGGAACTTTAATTGGAGCTTTAATAATCTTTATATCCTTTAGTTTAATAGAAAATCAAACAGCTAGAATGTTTATAATATTACTTGCAGGATATTTAAATCCTTTTGCAACAAATTATAGAAATTCTATTATCTGTGTTACAGTTTCAGCAATAGCAGGTTGTGCAATAATAGATGGAACAACTAAGTTTGTTTTAAGCAGAATAATATATGTACTAATAGGGACTATAATATCATTAATTATAAATAAATATATTCTTCCATATAAAATTGAAGATGGCAAAAAGTATTTACTTAAAACCTATGGAGATGTTATAAACCATATGTTTAATAGTATGGGAGATAAGGATGCTGATGAAAGCATTAAAAACTTATTTTTAATTCCATCATTAATTGAAGAAAAATTAAAAGTAACTAATTTTGGAGCACAATCAGTGGAAGAAAAAGAGTTTATATATAATCAAAGGAGACTTATAAATAATATATATCACTACCATACTTTAATTAAAGAAAATAAAGATATAAGAGAAAAGGTAGGAGATGTAGTAGATAAAGTTAAAGACTTAACACAAAAGGATAACTTTGATTATGATTATGTAATTTCTAAAGTAAATGAAAAAATATCCAATACTAAGGATGAGAAAGAAGTAGTTTTATTAGAAAATATAATTAGTATAATTGAAAATTATAAAAGGATTCAAAAATTCGTTGCTATTTAA